ATGGTTCCTAATGCTTTCGTCCTCCTCGAAGCTTTACCCCTAACTCCTAATGGGAAAATAGACCGTCGTGCTTTACCAGTACCAGAATTACACAGTGAAGACAAATATATCGCACCCCGTACCCCCATTGAGGAAATACTGGCAAATATTTGGTCACAAGTCCTAAAAGTCGAAAAAGTGGGAATAGATGAGAACTTTTTTGAATTAGGGGGGCATTCTCTCCTTGCAACTCAACTTATCTCCCGTATTCGCAACAGTTTCCACATAGAACTTCCTTTGCCAAGTCTGTTTGCAGCACCAACCATAGGGGAATTATCCCAACAGATTCCAAGGTTACAGCAACAAGAATTAGCGATCGCGCCCCCCATTTTACCCAGAGACCCAAACGCAGAATTAGCTTTATCTTATGCTCAACAGCGTTTATGGTTTTTAGACCAATTACAGCCCAATAGTGCCTTATACAATATGCCAATCGCTTTGCGTCTGGCAGGAACTCTAGAGGTGACAACCTTAGAAAAAAGCTTAATTGAAATTATCCAACGCCACGAAGCCTTACGCACTAATTTCCTGACAATTGCGGGAAAACCAACTCAAATCATCCAAACAGCAACAAATTGGACAATATCGGTTGTTGACTTGCAGCATTTAGCGACAACTGAACAAGAAATGAGTTGTCAGCAATTGATTAATACTCAAGCTATTCGACCCTTTGACTTAGCCAGCGAATCTTTAATCAGAGTCACATTAGTCACGCTTTCGCAGACAGAACACATCTTACTGATATGTATGCACCATGTGGTCAGTGATGGCTGGTCAATGGGTGTGTTCGTGCAAGAATTAGTAGCGTTGTATGATGCTGATACTCAAGGTCAGTCTTCTGGTGCATCCGCTACGCGTAGCTTGCTTCCCCAGAGGGGTACACCCTTAAACCCCCTACCGATTCAGTATGCGGATTTTGCCCTTTGGCAGCGACAATGGTTACAAGGGGAGGTACTAGAAACCCAATTAGCTTATTGGCGCAAACAACTCGCAGATGCCACCACGTTCTTAGCCTTACCGACAGATCGACCTAGACCTGCGGTACAAACTTTCGCAGGCGCACATCAAGAGTTTAGCCTCTCACCAGAGTTAACTCAAAAACTCACAAAACTCAGCCAAGAACAAGGAGTCACCTTGTTTATGACCCTTTTGGCAGCATTTAATGTCTTATTGTATCGCTACAGTGGACAATCAGATATTTTAGTCGGAACACCGATTGCTAACCGGAATCGGAGTGAAATCGAAGGGTTAATTGGCTTTTTTGTCAATACTTTAGTTTTAAGGGCTGATTTATCAGAAAATCCCAGTTTTGAAGAATTATTGGTACAGGTGCGAGAAGTAGCGTTAGGAGCTTATGCTCATCAAGACTTGCCTTTTGAAATGCTAGTGGAGGCATTGCAACCTCAACGAGACCTCAGTCATACCCCCCTGTTTCAAGTGTTGTTTGCTCTTCAAACTCCTCTGTCAACGGTAGAGTTAACTGGGTTAAGTGTACGTCCTTTCTGGGTAAAAACACCAGTGGCTAAATGTGATTTATCTTTAGCAATGGAAAATACATCTACTGGACTGATGGGAGTATGGGAATATAATACGGATTTGTTTAACCCTGATACTATAGAGCGGATGACAGGTCATTTTGTCACACTGCTAGAAGCAATTGTGTTCAATACTCAAACAACCATTGCTCAATTGCCTTTATTGACAGAATTTGAACAAAAACAATTATTAATTGATTGGAATAATACCGAAACTGACTATCCTTCTGATAAGTGTATTCATCAGTTGTTTGAGGAACAAGTAGAACGCACCCCAGATGCAGTAGCAGTGGTATATGAAAATAAATCTCTAACTTACCATCAATTGAACAGTCGCGCTAACCAGTTAGCCCATTATTTACAGTCTTTAGGTGTGGGTGCAGATGTATTGGTGGGTTTATATGTAGAACGTTCTTTAGAGATGATGATAGGAATACTGGGTATTCTCAAGGCGGGTGGGGCTTATGTTCCTCTCGACCCGGATTATCCCCAAGAACGATTAAACTTTATGTTAGAAGACTCTCAGGTGAAAGTCTTATTAACTCAAGAGAAATTAGTCCAGTCTCTACCTCAACATCAGACGCGTGTCCTCTGTTTAGATACAGAATGGGAAAGAATTGCTCCAGAGAGTACATCAAACCCAGAAAACGGAGTAGACCCCCACAATTTAACTTATATTATCTATACTTCTGGTTCCACAGGTAAGCCTAAAGGGGTTTTAGTCAACCACAATAATGTAATTCGTCTGTTTGCAGCAACGGAACTTTGGTACCACTTCAACTCTCAAGATGTGTGGACATTATTCCACTCTTATGCATTCGATTTCTCTGTTTGGGAAATGTGGGGTGCATTGCTTCATGGTGGACGACTGATAGTCGTGCCTTATATAGTGACGCGATCGCCTGAATCCTTCTATAAGTTATTGTGTCAAGAGAAAGTCACAATTCTCAATCAAACACCTTCCGCCTTCCGCCAGTTAATTCAAGCCGAACAGTCAATAGCAATTACGGCTGATTTGAACTTACGCTTGGTAATCTTTGGTGGAGAAGCTTTAGAACTTAACAGTTTGCAGCCTTGGTTTGAGCGTCATGGCGACCAATTCCCTCAGTTAGTGAATATGTATGGGATTACGGAAACCACTGTTCACGTCACTTATCGCCCGTTAAGTATAGCTGATTTGAAGGGTACAGTAAATGTGATTGGTACTCCGGTTCCAGACTTACAGGTGTATGTGCTAGATGAACATTTACAGCCGGTACCCATTGGAGTACCCGGTGAGATGTACGTGGGGGGTGCTGGAGTAACAAGAGGCTACCTCAACCGTCCAGAATTGACAACAGAACGGTTTATCTCTAGCCCATTTTCTCAGTCAAAATTGTACAAAACGGGAGATTTAGCCCGTTATTTACCCAATGGAGAGTTAGAGTATTTAGGACGAATTGACCATCAAGTGAAAATTCGGGGCTTTCGGATTGAGTTAGGGGAAATTGAAGCAGTATTAAGTCAATATTCCCAGATCCTGGCATCTGTCGTGATTGTTCGTGAAGATGAAAGCGGGGATAAACGCTTAGTTGCCTATATAGTACCGAAACCGGAAATAAAACCCATAATTCAAGAAATCCGCCAATTTTTGAAAGCTAAGTTGCCAGAATACATGGTTCCTAATGCTTTCGTCTTGCTCGAAGCTTTACCCCTAACTCCTAATGGGAAAGTAGACCGTCGTGCTTTACCAGTACCAGAATTACACAGCGAAGACAAATATATCGCACCCCGTACCCCCATTGAGGAAATACTGGCAAATATTTGGTCACAAGTCCTAAAAGTCGAAAAAGTGGGAATAGATGAGAACTTTTTTGAATTAGGGGGGCATTCTCTCCTTGCAACTCAACTTATCTCCCGTATTCGCAATAGTTTCCACATAGAACTTCCTTTGCCGAGTCTATTTGCAGCACCAACCATAGGGGAATTATCCCAACAGATTCCAAGGTTACAGCAACAAGAATTAGCGATCGCGCCCCCCATTTTACCCAGAGACCCAAACGCAGAATTAGCTTTATCTTATGCTCAACAGCGTTTATGGTTTTTAGACCAATTACAGCCCAATAGTGCCTCATACAACATCCCTCTAGCGTTGCGTCTGGTGGGAACTCTAGAGGTGACAACCTTAGAACGAAGCTTACAAGAAATTATCCAACGCCACGAAACCTTACGCACTAATTTCCCGACAATTGCGGGAAAACCAACTCAAATCATCCAAACAGCAACAAATTGGACAATATCGATTGTTGACTTGCAGCATTTAGCGACAACTGAACAACAAAAGAGTTGTCAGCAATTGATTAACACTCAAGCTATTCAACCCTTTGACTTAGCAAGCGAATTTTTAATCAGAGTCACATTAGTAATACTTTCGCAGACAGAACACATCTTACTGATATGTATGCACCATGTGGTCAGTGATGGCTGGTCAATGGGTGTGTTTGTGCAAGAATTAGGAGCGTTGTATAATGCTTATATTCAAGGTCAATGTTTACCCTTAAACCCCCTGCCGATTCAGTATGCGGATTTTGCCCTTTGGCAGCGACAATGGTTACAAGGGGAGGTACTAGAAACCCAATTAGCTTATTGGCGCAAACAACTCGCAGATGCCACCACGTTCTTAGCCTTACCGACAGATCGACCTAGACCTGCGGTACAAACTTTCGCAGGCGCACATCAAGAGTTTAGCCTCTCACCAGAGTTAACTCAAAAACTCACAAAACTCAGCCAAGAACAAGGAGTCACCTTGTTTATGACCCTTTTGGCAGCATTTAATGTCTTATTGTATCGCTACAGTGGACAATCAGATATTTTAGTCGGAACACCGATTGCTAACCGGAATCGGAGTGAAATCGAAGGGTTAATTGGCTTTTTTGTCAATACTTTAGTTTTAAGGGCTGATTTATCAGAAAATCCCAGTTTTGAAGAATTATTGGTACAGGTGCGAGAAGTAGCGTTAGGAGCTTATGCTCATCAAGACTTGCCTTTTGAAATGCTAGTGGAGGCATTGCAACCTCAACGGGACTTAAGTCATACCCCCCTATTTCAGGTGTTATTTGCCCTCCAGAATACGCCCACGTCGCAAGTAGAGTTGAGTGGGTTAAGCATAAGTTCTTTCCCAATAGAAAGCACAACTGCAAAGTTTGATCTTACCTTAGTAATGGAAAACACTGCAGCTGGACTAGTGGGTGTGTGGGAGTATAATACTGACTTGTTTAACCCTGATACTATAGAGCGGATGACGGG
This genomic interval from Scytonema hofmannii PCC 7110 contains the following:
- a CDS encoding non-ribosomal peptide synthetase, whose protein sequence is MNKSLKTTYPLSYGQQAMWFIYKMATESVAYNIFITVKINSTLNIATVISVWEKIIERHPILRTTYITHEDKPVQQINEKQKFSIWVTDADGWSEDDLKEKIFAETDRPFNLEKDSILRVNLFTRSEKEHVLLLTMHHIAGDMWSFDLLLSEFQALYANEIEQVSQEQTEVAADFLSGNKSYANFVHWQSEMLSGSKGEKLWQYWQEQLAGELPILNLLADKPRPPVQTYQGTSYISPLDEQLIQKLKHLALVSGTSLYQILLAAFYVLLYRYTNQTDILIGSPMRGRWSREFKEIVGYFVNPIVLRTSVQENATFTEFLAQVSKTVKQAQKHQDYPFSLLAEQLRPQRDRSRSSLCQVSFTWQAHRWCESTQNLLHSREQVLQMEPYLLGHQRGADFDLNLMVMEAQGVLQLCWQYNTDLFEATTIARMAQHYETLLEGIVANPIQQIRQLPLLTEIEQEQLLVEWNKTQADYPQDKCIHQLFEEQVQRTPDAVAVVFENQQLTYHQLNTRANQLAHYLRSLGVGADVLVGICVERSLEMVVGLLAILKAGGAYVPLDPVYPTERLSFMLEDAQIQVLLTQQQLLEKLPEQKAHLVYLDTAVQEFTQASEIPNACEVKPSNLAYVLYTSGSTGRPKAVAIQHHSPVALVSWAQEVFTPNELTGVLASTSICFDLSVFELFVTLSTGGKVILAKNALHLSTITTANQVTLINTVPSAIAELIREKNLPEQVCTINLAGEPLQNQLVQQIYQQSTIQRVFNLYGPSEDTTYSTFSLSKKGTSDSPTIGRPISNTQIYILDQNLQPVPIGVPGELHIGGAGLARGYLNRPELTQEKFISNPFEKPGGGRLYKTGDLARYLPDGNIEYLGRIDHQVKIRGFRIELGEIEAVLSQYSQLLASVVIVREDESGDKRLVAYIVPKPEIKPIIQEIRQFLKAKLPEYMVPNAFVLLEALPLTPNGKIDRRALPVPELHSEDKYIAPRTPIEEILANIWSQVLKVEKVGIDENFFELGGHSLLATQLISRIRNSFHIELPLPSLFAAPTIGELSQQIPRLQQQELAIAPPILPRDPNAELALSYAQQRLWFLDQLQPNSALYNMPIALRLAGTLEVTTLEKSLIEIIQRHEALRTNFLTIAGKPTQIIQTATNWTISVVDLQHLATTEQEMSCQQLINTQAIRPFDLASESLIRVTLVTLSQTEHILLICMHHVVSDGWSMGVFVQELVALYDADTQGQSSGASATRSLLPQRGTPLNPLPIQYADFALWQRQWLQGEVLETQLAYWRKQLADATTFLALPTDRPRPAVQTFAGAHQEFSLSPELTQKLTKLSQEQGVTLFMTLLAAFNVLLYRYSGQSDILVGTPIANRNRSEIEGLIGFFVNTLVLRADLSENPSFEELLVQVREVALGAYAHQDLPFEMLVEALQPQRDLSHTPLFQVLFALQTPLSTVELTGLSVRPFWVKTPVAKCDLSLAMENTSTGLMGVWEYNTDLFNPDTIERMTGHFVTLLEAIVFNTQTTIAQLPLLTEFEQKQLLIDWNNTETDYPSDKCIHQLFEEQVERTPDAVAVVYENKSLTYHQLNSRANQLAHYLQSLGVGADVLVGLYVERSLEMMIGILGILKAGGAYVPLDPDYPQERLNFMLEDSQVKVLLTQEKLVQSLPQHQTRVLCLDTEWERIAPESTSNPENGVDPHNLTYIIYTSGSTGKPKGVLVNHNNVIRLFAATELWYHFNSQDVWTLFHSYAFDFSVWEMWGALLHGGRLIVVPYIVTRSPESFYKLLCQEKVTILNQTPSAFRQLIQAEQSIAITADLNLRLVIFGGEALELNSLQPWFERHGDQFPQLVNMYGITETTVHVTYRPLSIADLKGTVNVIGTPVPDLQVYVLDEHLQPVPIGVPGEMYVGGAGVTRGYLNRPELTTERFISSPFSQSKLYKTGDLARYLPNGELEYLGRIDHQVKIRGFRIELGEIEAVLSQYSQILASVVIVREDESGDKRLVAYIVPKPEIKPIIQEIRQFLKAKLPEYMVPNAFVLLEALPLTPNGKVDRRALPVPELHSEDKYIAPRTPIEEILANIWSQVLKVEKVGIDENFFELGGHSLLATQLISRIRNSFHIELPLPSLFAAPTIGELSQQIPRLQQQELAIAPPILPRDPNAELALSYAQQRLWFLDQLQPNSASYNIPLALRLVGTLEVTTLERSLQEIIQRHETLRTNFPTIAGKPTQIIQTATNWTISIVDLQHLATTEQQKSCQQLINTQAIQPFDLASEFLIRVTLVILSQTEHILLICMHHVVSDGWSMGVFVQELGALYNAYIQGQCLPLNPLPIQYADFALWQRQWLQGEVLETQLAYWRKQLADATTFLALPTDRPRPAVQTFAGAHQEFSLSPELTQKLTKLSQEQGVTLFMTLLAAFNVLLYRYSGQSDILVGTPIANRNRSEIEGLIGFFVNTLVLRADLSENPSFEELLVQVREVALGAYAHQDLPFEMLVEALQPQRDLSHTPLFQVLFALQNTPTSQVELSGLSISSFPIESTTAKFDLTLVMENTAAGLVGVWEYNTDLFNPDTIERMTGHFVTMLEGIIANPKQRISQLPMLTEVEQRQLLIEWNDTQTHYLSNQCIHQLFELQVEHTPNAVAVEFENQQLTYQQLNSRANQLAHYLRSLGVSADVLVGICVERSLEMIVGLLGILKAGGAYVPLDPEYPTDRLSFILEDAQLSVLLSQQHLVEKLPEHQARVVYLDSEWDKIAQLSESNPGNEVTATNLAYVIYTSGSTGKPKGVLVNHNNVIRLFAATELWYHFNSQDVWTLFHSYAFDFSVWEMWGALLHGGRLIVVPYIVTRSPESFYRLLCQEKVTILNQTPSAFRQLIQAEQSIAITADLNLRLVIFGGEALELKSLQPWFERHGDQFPQLVNMYGITETTVHVTYRPLSSSDLNGTASVIGRPIPDLQMYVLDEHLQPVPIGVRGEMYVGGAGVTRGYLNRLELTAQRFISSPFYRSKLYKTGDLARYLPNGELEYLGRIDNQVKIRGFRIELGEIEALLTQHPGVWESVVVVREDEPGDKRLVAYVVLKGEQSLTAQKLREFLANQLPAYMVPNTFVVLESLPLTSNGKVDRRALPTPDFNSQASDQYVAPRTPLEEMVVQIWAQVLKVEQVGVYDNFFELGGHSLLATQLVSRIRDCFKVELPLRELFTAATLAELAQSIGKLQQQNSNLTLPRILPRSKR